A single window of Cervus canadensis isolate Bull #8, Minnesota chromosome 17, ASM1932006v1, whole genome shotgun sequence DNA harbors:
- the LOC122455029 gene encoding myeloid-associated differentiation marker-like yields MDTHRVWLCVYRLLQLFSTCAAFSLVASLGTGMGAVSHWSMFIWCFCFVITLITFIVQLGKYQPSLPFSGRSFLFSYACLAAVFCLSASIMYAITYIQFLPHGPFRDQATAATAFSCIACVLYALEGVFLWLLFLGETTFYFATIHGLFKLLETSVACIIFAFISNTYLHQHQPALVWCVAVYSFCFALGAVAMLLKLVKFENRLHTFFPRFLLGQTVLSVLLYASALVLWPLYQFNEEFGGQPQRSSDVSCSDELLSTLCIWDQKLTVAILTAINLLIYVADMAYWIHFIFIRY; encoded by the coding sequence ATGGACACCCATAGAGTCTGGTTATGCGTCTACCGCCTGCTGCAGCTGTTCTCCACGTGCGCGGCTTTCTCACTGGTGGCCAGCTTGGGCACCGGAATGGGGGCTGTAAGTCACTGGTCCATGTTCATCTGGTGCTTCTGCTTTGTCATCACCCTCATCACCTTCATAGTCCAATTAGGCAAGTACCAGCCCAGTCTCCCCTTCTCTGGGAGGAGCTTTCTCTTCTCCTATGCCTGCCTCGCCGCCGTTTTCTGCCTCTCAGCCTCCATCATGTACGCCATCACCTACATCCAGTTCTTGCCTCATGGCCCCTTCCGGGACCAGGCCACCGCCGCCACTGCATTCTCCTGCATCGCGTGTGTGCTTTATGCCTTGGAAGGGGTCTTTCTCTGGCTACTATTCCTGGGTGAGACCACTTTCTATTTTGCTACCATTCATGGCCTATTCAAGCTGCTGGAGACATCTGTGGCCTGCATCATCTTCGCCTTCATCAGCAACACCTACCTGCACCAGCACCAGCCGGCCCTGGTGTGGTGTGTGGCCGTGTACTCCTTCTGCTTCGCACTGGGGGCCGTGGCCATGCTGCTGAAGCTGGTCAAATTCGAGAACAGACTACACACCTTCTTCCCTCGTTTCCTGTTGGGGCAGACCGTGCTCTCTGTCCTCCTTTATGCCAGTGCCCTGGTCCTCTGGCCACTCTACCAGTTCAATGAGGAGTTCGGCGGGCAGCCCCAGCGGTCCAGTGATGTGAGCTGCAGTGATGAGCTTCTCTCCACACTGTGCATCTGGGACCAAAAACTGACTGTGGCCATCTTGACAGCCATTAACCTGCTGATTTATGTGGCAGACATGGCATACTGGATCCACTTCATTTTTATCAGGTACTGA